The DNA sequence CAGATTAGCGATGGTATGCTAAAAGTAAATGGTGTACCTGTAACTGTAAGAGGAGTAGACCTTCACGAAACACATCCAATTACTGGCCACGTAGTTGATCTTGAAACACGCATCAAAGACCTTACTTTGATGAAGCAAAACAACGTAAATGCAGTTAGAACTTCTCACTATCCGCAAGACCCAGTATGGTATGAGCTATGCGACGAGTACGGAATCTATCTAGTAGATGAAGCAAATATCGAAACGCATGGTATGGGTTACGATTTGGATAAAGCGTTGGCGAACAATCCTGTTTGGCATACTGCCTTTATGGATAGAACGGTAAGACTTTATGAGCGCGATAAAAACTTTCCAAGTGTAATTATATGGTCTTTAGGTAATGAGTCTGGTAACGGATATAATACTTACGAGACTTATAATTATATGAAGTCTATTGACTCTTCAAGACCTACACAATACGAAAGAGCAATTCTTGAGTGGAACACAGATATTTTTGTGCCGATGTATTATAGCATGGAGGGTATGGAAAGATATGCAAAAAACTATTCAGACAGACCGCTTATTCAGTGTGAGTATGCGCACGCAATGGGTAACAGTTTGGGTAACTTCCAAGACTACTGGGATTTAATCTACCAATACGATAACCTTCAAGGTGGTTTTATTTGGGACTGGGTAGATCAATCTTACGAGAAGGAAAATGCAGCAGGGGAAAAATTCTATGCTTATGGTGGAGATTATGGTCCGGCAGATGTATTGTCTGATGGCAACTTCTGTAACAATGGAGTAATTAATCCAGATAGAACTCCGCATCCATCATTATACGAAGTAAAGAAAGTTTACCAACCAGTTTACTTTAAAGAAGCTGATTTGGCAAATGGAAAAGTACAAGTAATTAACCATTACGCTTTTGACGATCTATCAAACTTAGCTTTCTATTGGGTGATAGAGGCAAACGGTAAGGTTTACAAAAAAGGAAGCAACTTCAACCTAAAAATTGAGCCGGGTGCTTCTCAAACCATCGATTTAAAATTACCATCAATCAAAGCGAAAGCAAACACTGAGTACTTTGTAAATATTTATGCTGTTTCTAAAGCGGCTAAAGGTTATGTACCGGCAGGTCATACAGTGGCTTATGAGCAGTTTAAGTTGCCAGTTTACAATGAAGCTCCAGTTACTTATAGCACAAATGGTAACCTTGATCTTGCAGAAACTGATAATGCTATTACAGTATCAGGTGGTGGATTTACCATTGCTGTAGACAAAACTACCGGATGGGTAAGTAGTTACAAGTTAGGTGGAAAAGAAATGATGGAAATGCCATTGCAACCAAACTTCTGGCGTGCTCCAACAGACAACGACTATGGAAATAACATGGGTACGCGTTGCAAAATCTGGAAAGATATGGAGAAAAACTTTAAAGTGAACTATATCAATACTAGCCAACCAGTACCGGGTAAAATTGAGGTAGAAGTTGTTTTTGATATTATGGAATTGTACTCACCAGCAAACATTAAATATACTTTCTATGCAGATGGTACTTTGAGTGTAGACAGTTGGTTTAAGTTGATGAAAAGAAGAACGCAATTGCCAGAAATTCCAAGAATAGGTTTTAGAACTAGACTTTCTTCTGAGTTCAACAACTTCGAATATTACGGTAGAGGTCCATACGAAAACTATGTTGACAGACATACGGCTTCTTTAGTAGGTGTTTATTCATCAAAAGCAGAAGATCAGTATTTCCCATACATTCGCCCACAAGAAAACGGAAACAAAACCGGTATCAGATGGGCATCTTTAACTAATGATTCTGGTAAAGGATTAAAAGTTATCGGTGATGAGTTGGGAGTGAGTGCAATGCCTTACAGCCAAGAAAGCTTCGACAGTGGAGATACGAAAGGTCAAACTCATACAACTGATGTTAAAAAACAAGATTTTGTTGAGTGGCATATCGATTACAAACAAAGAGGTGTAGGTGGAGACGACAGTTGGGGTGCTTATCCACATGATAAGTACATGATTTATCCAGGCATTTATAGCTATGGATTTACCCTCTCACCAATTAAGTAAATTTCATATTAAATTATAAACCAACCAGCTGTAGGGGAGCAGATAATTCTGCCCCCTTTTTTTATTCATTTCTCAAAGTATCTACCGGATTTACGGTGGCTGCTTTTATTATTCTACCTCCCATGGCAAACAAAGCAATTAGCAAAATGAGCAATGCAGGTATACTATAAAACCACCATTTTACCTCGATGCGATAAGCAAAACCAGTAAGCCACTCACTAATAAAATAATTCGCTACAGGGATAGCGATTACAAATGCAATCAATATGAGTTGCAAGTATTCTTTAGCAAGCAGATAGAAAATATTTAAAACCGAAGCACCAACTACCTTTCTAATACCAATCTCTTTGGTTCTTCTATTAGCTGCAAACGAAGCCAAACCAAGTAAACCGAGTGCAGCAATTACATTGGCTATAAAAGTGAAGAATTGAAACATTCTAGCAGTGCGTAATTCATCATTATACAAATTATTAAAAGCCTCGTCTAAGAAGTAATAATTAAAAGGTTGCGTAGGTAAAAAGCTATTATGTACTTCTTCCAGATTTGCCAGTACCACTTGAACATTGCTTTCTTTATGTATTTTAACAAACATGCTAGCTCCACCACGAACTAAGGTAGTAGCTGTATCATTTTTCACTGTAATGGCCAAAGGTTCTATAGAAGTTTGCATCGATTTATAATTAAAATCTGAAACTACTCCCACCAACCTTTCATTAATGCCGATACTTTGTAAGCTACTACCAATAAGTGAATCAGATAGATCAAGCGCTTGCATGGCTGCGTCATTCAATATTACGTCATTGTTTACTAAATCTTGAAAAGGAGCAGTTTTCCAATCAATATCCAATGTCTCAAAGAATTTCTCATCCACATTAAACATATTAATTAGCACCTCTTCTCCCGTAACTGGCGATTTAGAAAAACGAATTAGATTCCCTCTAAAAGCAGGTTTGTAAATGGCTTTGGTAGAAGTTGTGGCAGCTAAAATTCCGATCTGGTTGCTGATCGTATTTTTAAGTGCAGCATATTTATTTCCAATGTCTGAATGGATGTTTAAAACCAAGACCTGATCTTTTGTGAGTCCGGTATTTTGGGCTCGCATAAAGCTTACCTGATTTTGAATAACCAGACTAAAGCAAATGAGAATGGTAGAAGCTGTAAATTGAAAAACAGTCATATATTTTCTAACAACAGCACCAGAATTCCTTCTGCCTTTGCCTCCTTTTAGGATATTGATGGTATTAAATTTCGATAGTACAATTGCCGGATAGATACTACCCAACAAGATGCATAAAATGTAAAGCGAAGCGATTACAATAATAAAATTAGTACCGAAGGCAAACGCACTGTTAAAATCTAGTTCAAGACTATTGATAAAACCATTGAGTGAAAGATAGAGCAACAGTATTCCCAGTAGGAATGCAAGTGTATTTGTAACGGCCGATTCAAACAAAAACTGAATAATTAAAGTACTTCGCTTGGCACCAATTACTTTGCGAATGCCAGTTTCTTTAGATCGGGTAGTTGCCTGTGCAGTCACCATGTTGGTATAGTTCATAATTGCGAGCAACAGAATTACAATACCGGTACAGAGAAATGCAATGAGATAAGTTTTTTGGCTTGGGTTTTCTATTAAATGTATAGCATCTAAAGGATTTAAATAGAAGCGAACATATTCAATATCATATTCTTCTTTTTTTACTATGCCATTTATTTCTTTCTCCCAAAATGCTAAATTCCTTTTTTCTGGTATGTAGAGATATGTTTGAATCGGGCCATCAGCAGCAAAATTTTCATTCATAATGGTTTCTTGCTCAGAGCCCATAGTGTAATAACTGCTTAAAGGAGCCAGAAAGTCAAATTGAATACTAGAGTTACTTGGCGGGTTTTCCAATATGCCAACTACTTCAAATGCATACTCCGATTTGTAGTAAAGCATTTTACCTATCGGATTCTTTTCACCAAAGTATTTAAGCGCAGTATTTTCAGTAATTAATACTGTATTTGGTTGATTTAGAGCAGTTTCTTTATCGCCAACTTTTAATTTAAAATTGAATAAATCGAGAAAGTTAGCATCTACAAAGTAGAATTGAGATTCATAGTATTTTTCCTTTTCAGTAGTGCTTACGGTAGCTTTTTGATCAAAAGTAACCCGTACAAAATCTTTAATTTCGGGGATACTTTCTTGCATAATAGATCCAAATCCGGCAGTAGAACCGGTGATATTAATCTTTCTTTTACCAAAGTCAATTTCTTCCTTTACTAAGTAGATATCCTTCACTTTACCATGAAAACCATCGTAACTGTATTCATGAGTTACATGCATAAAAACCAGTAAACTCGCAGCAATACCAATGGCTAAGCCTATTACATTGATGAATGATAGAAAGCCATTTTTGATAAAATTTCTCTTGATTATCTTTAGGTAGTTCCAGAACATTGTGATTGATTTTTTCCGAATTTCATCCATATTCATGAGACCACCTAATTTTTGCAGTCAGGTGTTCACATTTTGCAGGAAAGCGAATTACTCATCCCTCAAACTATCAACCGGATTAACAGTAGCCGCTTTAATAATTCTGCCACCCATAGCAAACAATGCGATCGTTAAGATTAACAGAGTTGGCAAAGTATACAACCACCATTTTACTTCGATGCGATAGGCAAAACCACTGAGCCACTCGGTAATAAAGTAATTGGCAATGGGAATCGCGATTACAAAAGAGATAAGAATGAGTTTGAAATATTCTTTAGAAAGCAGATAGAAAATATTGAATACGGATGCACCAACTACTTTTCTTATACCAATTTCTTTGGTTCTTCTGTTAGCAGCAAACGAAGCCAAACCAAGCAAACCTAGCGCAGCAATTACAATGGCAATCACAGTAAAAAACTGGAACATTCTGGCAGTTTGCACCTCGTCTTTGTATAAGTTGTTGAAGGCTTCGTCTAAGAAATTATATTCAAATGGATAGTCAGGCACAAATTCTTTGCAAGTGGTTTCAACTTGAGCAAGCACATCAGAAATCTTAGCTTGTTTATCAATTTTCAAATACATCTTCGGACCATTCTTTAGCAAACTAGCAGATATATCTTTGGTGATAATAAGCGCTAAAGGTTTAATATTATACTGCAAAGAGGCATAATTAAAATCTTTCAATACACCAGATAATCGATTTTTTTTACTTAAAAAAGTAAAGTTCGAATTGATTAGAGAATCTGGAATTTGCATGCTTTCCATTGTGTTTTCATTTACTACAACATCGGCCTGATGTAATTCCTGATTTGGTGGAATTGCCCATTCCATATCTAAAGTAGAGAAAAAGTCTTCATCAACTTGAATGAAGTTAACTTGTATCTCTTTATTTGAAATTGGAGAGTGTGAGTAAATAATCCAAGGGTCTTCTTTATATAAAGTTTCAGTAGCTGTACCTACTGAATTTATGCCATTGAGTTTGCTCACAGCATTTTTTAAAGTTTGATATTTATTGCCAATTTCTGGATGAAGATCGACAACAAGGATTTGATCTTTGCTAAGTCCAGTATTCTGTTCTTTTAAGAAATCAACCT is a window from the Chondrinema litorale genome containing:
- a CDS encoding ABC transporter permease, which codes for MFWNYLKIIKRNFIKNGFLSFINVIGLAIGIAASLLVFMHVTHEYSYDGFHGKVKDIYLVKEEIDFGKRKINITGSTAGFGSIMQESIPEIKDFVRVTFDQKATVSTTEKEKYYESQFYFVDANFLDLFNFKLKVGDKETALNQPNTVLITENTALKYFGEKNPIGKMLYYKSEYAFEVVGILENPPSNSSIQFDFLAPLSSYYTMGSEQETIMNENFAADGPIQTYLYIPEKRNLAFWEKEINGIVKKEEYDIEYVRFYLNPLDAIHLIENPSQKTYLIAFLCTGIVILLLAIMNYTNMVTAQATTRSKETGIRKVIGAKRSTLIIQFLFESAVTNTLAFLLGILLLYLSLNGFINSLELDFNSAFAFGTNFIIVIASLYILCILLGSIYPAIVLSKFNTINILKGGKGRRNSGAVVRKYMTVFQFTASTILICFSLVIQNQVSFMRAQNTGLTKDQVLVLNIHSDIGNKYAALKNTISNQIGILAATTSTKAIYKPAFRGNLIRFSKSPVTGEEVLINMFNVDEKFFETLDIDWKTAPFQDLVNNDVILNDAAMQALDLSDSLIGSSLQSIGINERLVGVVSDFNYKSMQTSIEPLAITVKNDTATTLVRGGASMFVKIHKESNVQVVLANLEEVHNSFLPTQPFNYYFLDEAFNNLYNDELRTARMFQFFTFIANVIAALGLLGLASFAANRRTKEIGIRKVVGASVLNIFYLLAKEYLQLILIAFVIAIPVANYFISEWLTGFAYRIEVKWWFYSIPALLILLIALFAMGGRIIKAATVNPVDTLRNE
- a CDS encoding glycoside hydrolase family 2 TIM barrel-domain containing protein, with product MDKQLNLRQLIILALFFVMGEAVAQEIPEWQVPDIVSVNKEKPHAWFIPYQDAKTARTKNPSESDYYQLLNGDWKFQFKKSPTEVTEDFFTTDFNDQSWDKIPVPSDWQMQGYDYPIYVNIQYPFKDAIAPHVPLDYNPTGLYRHTFEIPSDWSGKQVFINFGGVKTVFYLWINGEKVGYSEDSKGVAEFDITKYIKTGTNQLAMEVIRFATASYMEDQDFWRMSGIERDVFLVATPKARIEDYTVKSDLDGAFTNGVFGLDLDLKSHDNADLDVSVAIKLYDGDKVLFEDEKTAEAGIVSFTSEIQDVRKWSAEFPNLYDLEIELKDGDKVTQAIFQRVGFRNIQISDGMLKVNGVPVTVRGVDLHETHPITGHVVDLETRIKDLTLMKQNNVNAVRTSHYPQDPVWYELCDEYGIYLVDEANIETHGMGYDLDKALANNPVWHTAFMDRTVRLYERDKNFPSVIIWSLGNESGNGYNTYETYNYMKSIDSSRPTQYERAILEWNTDIFVPMYYSMEGMERYAKNYSDRPLIQCEYAHAMGNSLGNFQDYWDLIYQYDNLQGGFIWDWVDQSYEKENAAGEKFYAYGGDYGPADVLSDGNFCNNGVINPDRTPHPSLYEVKKVYQPVYFKEADLANGKVQVINHYAFDDLSNLAFYWVIEANGKVYKKGSNFNLKIEPGASQTIDLKLPSIKAKANTEYFVNIYAVSKAAKGYVPAGHTVAYEQFKLPVYNEAPVTYSTNGNLDLAETDNAITVSGGGFTIAVDKTTGWVSSYKLGGKEMMEMPLQPNFWRAPTDNDYGNNMGTRCKIWKDMEKNFKVNYINTSQPVPGKIEVEVVFDIMELYSPANIKYTFYADGTLSVDSWFKLMKRRTQLPEIPRIGFRTRLSSEFNNFEYYGRGPYENYVDRHTASLVGVYSSKAEDQYFPYIRPQENGNKTGIRWASLTNDSGKGLKVIGDELGVSAMPYSQESFDSGDTKGQTHTTDVKKQDFVEWHIDYKQRGVGGDDSWGAYPHDKYMIYPGIYSYGFTLSPIK